A single genomic interval of Methanococcoides sp. LMO-2 harbors:
- a CDS encoding DUF473 domain-containing protein codes for MEYVALTGISDLVMSELKNHQLRTIEIRTPQNFFTALNVDAGDTVFLTHTSIHDLTRGTTGLIAKVIKHQLSTHRTITGNDMFFEEHETMMIRLQLQTKGIARISNVLSSEVGKETRVVAEDMCFYEAR; via the coding sequence ATGGAATACGTGGCACTTACGGGTATATCGGATCTGGTAATGTCTGAGCTGAAGAACCATCAGTTGCGCACGATCGAGATACGTACACCTCAGAACTTTTTCACAGCTTTAAATGTGGATGCAGGGGACACTGTATTTCTTACCCATACTTCCATACATGACCTGACACGTGGCACCACCGGCCTGATTGCAAAGGTGATAAAACATCAGTTATCCACGCATAGGACAATAACCGGGAATGACATGTTCTTTGAGGAACATGAGACCATGATGATCCGCCTTCAGCTACAGACCAAAGGCATTGCCCGCATAAGCAATGTACTTTCAAGCGAGGTCGGGAAAGAGACTCGTGTTGTGGCTGAGGACATGTGCTTCTATGAGGCACGTTGA
- a CDS encoding pyruvate kinase alpha/beta domain-containing protein, which translates to MERPILYFDDVGKENTDAIVKVAAERAEELGIKYIVLSSTEGYTALKMAEAVKGKDVKIVAISHQYGLREDGKWEMNEDNMKKLQEMGVVVTTQSHMFSGVERAIQKRLGGASRTDVISDTLRAVFGKGFKVALEVVMMAADSGHIPVSQDTEIIAIGGTRQGADVALVVRPAHSQNFFNMQVREILAMPRAKEEPK; encoded by the coding sequence ATGGAAAGACCTATACTATATTTCGATGATGTCGGCAAAGAGAACACCGATGCTATTGTGAAAGTGGCTGCTGAAAGAGCAGAAGAACTGGGGATCAAATACATCGTACTTTCAAGTACAGAAGGATATACAGCCCTGAAGATGGCAGAAGCGGTCAAGGGCAAGGATGTGAAGATCGTTGCCATAAGCCACCAGTACGGACTTCGTGAGGATGGCAAGTGGGAGATGAATGAAGACAACATGAAGAAACTTCAGGAAATGGGCGTAGTGGTCACCACACAATCACACATGTTCTCAGGAGTGGAGCGTGCGATCCAAAAGAGACTGGGCGGTGCAAGCCGTACGGATGTGATCTCAGACACACTCCGTGCAGTCTTTGGAAAAGGTTTCAAGGTCGCCCTGGAGGTCGTAATGATGGCTGCAGATTCCGGCCATATACCTGTCTCACAGGATACAGAAATAATCGCAATCGGCGGAACACGTCAGGGTGCTGATGTAGCACTTGTTGTAAGACCGGCACATTCACAGAACTTCTTCAACATGCAGGTTCGCGAGATCCTTGCAATGCCACGCGCAAAGGAAGAGCCAAAGTGA
- a CDS encoding UPF0147 family protein: MLGASEPEDVIKQCTQVLEHIANDNSVPRNIRRSANDILATLNNEAEPLFLRTSSSISILEDISNDPNIPLHTRTLIWNVASQLETIPVDE, encoded by the coding sequence ATGTTAGGAGCCAGCGAACCTGAAGACGTCATTAAGCAATGTACACAAGTGCTAGAACACATCGCAAACGATAATTCAGTTCCAAGGAATATCAGACGTTCAGCAAATGACATCCTTGCAACATTGAACAACGAAGCAGAGCCACTTTTCCTTAGAACATCATCCAGTATTTCCATACTGGAGGACATAAGCAACGACCCAAACATCCCGTTGCACACAAGAACCCTTATCTGGAATGTTGCAAGCCAGCTTGAAACAATTCCAGTAGATGAATAA
- a CDS encoding proteasome assembly chaperone family protein, whose product MSETDDYDAIDVEIITKPIRSKEPILIEGFPGIGLVGNIASQQIIEELDMDYIGSIESRYFPPIAVLYEGLVNMPVRIYESEEHNIVMVVSDIPINPSVSYDVSKALVGWAKSVGVKEVISIAGIATMGEDNKVFGAATTEEMLERIKEKVEIFQMGTISGISGSVMAECFMHNLPAISLLGATKTQNPDPRAAAVVVDVLNSMYGFTIDTQDLIEQAEKIEVEMQKLAEDVRTTEQTTTPRKEFPMYG is encoded by the coding sequence TTGTCAGAAACAGACGACTATGATGCGATCGATGTAGAGATCATAACAAAACCTATCCGGTCAAAGGAACCGATACTTATCGAAGGTTTTCCGGGAATTGGACTTGTAGGTAACATTGCCAGCCAGCAGATCATCGAGGAGCTGGATATGGATTATATAGGTTCCATCGAATCCAGGTATTTCCCTCCTATAGCAGTTCTTTATGAGGGTCTTGTCAATATGCCTGTGAGGATCTATGAGAGTGAGGAGCATAACATTGTGATGGTGGTATCTGATATCCCTATCAATCCATCTGTATCCTATGATGTCAGCAAGGCCCTGGTTGGCTGGGCAAAGTCTGTAGGGGTAAAGGAAGTTATCTCTATTGCAGGTATTGCCACAATGGGAGAGGACAACAAGGTCTTTGGTGCAGCTACAACTGAAGAAATGCTGGAAAGGATCAAAGAGAAGGTCGAGATCTTCCAGATGGGTACTATCTCCGGTATTTCCGGTAGCGTAATGGCAGAATGTTTCATGCATAATCTGCCTGCTATAAGCCTGCTGGGTGCTACCAAGACCCAGAATCCTGATCCAAGGGCAGCAGCAGTTGTCGTAGATGTTCTTAATTCCATGTATGGATTTACGATCGATACACAGGACCTCATTGAACAGGCCGAGAAGATCGAAGTTGAGATGCAGAAGCTTGCTGAGGACGTTCGCACAACCGAGCAGACAACAACTCCAAGAAAAGAGTTCCCAATGTACGGGTGA
- a CDS encoding F420-dependent methylenetetrahydromethanopterin dehydrogenase: MAKIGFIKLGNLGMSQVIDLVQDEIAAREGISVRVFGTGPKMGKGEAAETEQLKEWDADFYVMISPNSSAPGPTAARELYKDVPCIVISDGPTKKDDRQALQDAGFGYIIMTVDPLIGAKTEFLDAVEMASFNSDAMKVLSTCGVVRMIQEELDAVAAQVDEGKSGKDLELPHILAKPEKCIERAGFNNPYAKAKALAALHMADKVAQINFPACFMMKEIEQVALTTATGHEMMRAAAQLAVDAREIEKANDSVFRQPHSKKGVQMTKTALYEKPQ, encoded by the coding sequence ATGGCAAAAATAGGATTTATTAAGTTAGGTAATCTTGGTATGAGTCAGGTCATTGACCTTGTACAGGACGAGATCGCAGCAAGAGAAGGTATCAGTGTACGTGTATTCGGAACTGGTCCTAAGATGGGTAAGGGCGAAGCTGCAGAAACAGAACAGCTCAAGGAATGGGACGCTGACTTCTATGTTATGATCAGCCCTAACTCCAGTGCACCAGGCCCAACAGCTGCACGTGAGCTTTACAAGGATGTACCATGCATCGTAATTTCCGATGGTCCAACCAAGAAAGACGACAGACAGGCACTTCAGGATGCAGGCTTCGGTTACATCATCATGACCGTAGACCCACTCATCGGTGCAAAGACCGAGTTCCTTGATGCTGTAGAGATGGCTTCCTTCAACTCTGACGCAATGAAGGTCCTCTCAACCTGTGGTGTTGTCAGAATGATCCAGGAAGAGCTTGATGCAGTTGCTGCACAGGTCGACGAAGGCAAGTCCGGAAAGGACCTCGAGCTTCCACACATTCTCGCAAAGCCAGAGAAGTGCATCGAGCGTGCAGGTTTCAACAACCCATACGCAAAGGCAAAGGCACTTGCAGCACTCCACATGGCTGACAAGGTCGCACAGATCAACTTCCCAGCATGCTTCATGATGAAGGAGATCGAGCAGGTTGCACTCACAACCGCAACCGGTCACGAAATGATGCGCGCAGCAGCACAGCTCGCAGTCGACGCACGTGAGATCGAGAAAGCAAACGACTCTGTCTTCAGGCAGCCACACTCCAAGAAAGGCGTCCAGATGACAAAGACCGCATTGTACGAAAAGCCACAGTAA
- the serB gene encoding phosphoserine phosphatase SerB, whose product MDSTLVDAESIDELARAAGVVDKVSVVTEKAMNGDIDYNQALKDRVKLLKGLKLETAKEAMNAMKLMPGAEELVKHVKNLGFKTAMLSGGFTLSTDRVGKLLGIDYVYSNILAVEDGHLTGEVSGPMTGNNSKEVVFEKITKEMGFNTTDCIVVGDGANDICLFKNAGCAIAFNPKPILRQYADEVITQKDLRAIIPIIDSLDLD is encoded by the coding sequence ATGGACAGTACACTCGTCGATGCAGAAAGCATTGATGAACTTGCACGTGCTGCCGGCGTTGTTGACAAAGTTTCTGTTGTTACAGAAAAGGCAATGAATGGCGATATCGACTACAATCAGGCCTTGAAGGACAGGGTCAAACTTTTAAAAGGATTAAAGCTGGAAACTGCAAAGGAAGCTATGAATGCTATGAAGCTCATGCCCGGTGCGGAAGAACTTGTTAAACATGTTAAAAACCTGGGATTCAAAACAGCAATGCTTTCAGGAGGCTTCACACTTTCAACCGACAGGGTTGGAAAGCTCCTTGGCATCGACTATGTTTACTCGAACATACTTGCTGTAGAAGATGGACATCTAACAGGCGAGGTCAGTGGCCCGATGACAGGTAACAACTCCAAAGAAGTGGTCTTTGAGAAGATCACAAAGGAGATGGGATTCAACACCACAGATTGTATCGTTGTTGGCGATGGTGCCAACGATATTTGTCTCTTTAAAAACGCAGGATGTGCAATTGCATTTAATCCAAAACCAATTCTGCGCCAATATGCAGATGAGGTTATTACTCAAAAAGACCTCAGGGCAATAATTCCGATCATAGATTCGCTTGATCTGGATTAA
- a CDS encoding DUF169 domain-containing protein, which translates to MFTEIAKIMDKGEPVCVTFEKGENAEKGDDYELLYCELITKARDGEVFLASSQRCPPGKFVLRESEDRPDSYYLKSGRYIDKETAANAAANLPRVSREYDRIRIEPLSKNNGTFDVMILYLRPEKAMRIVQAMAYNDGERVSIDTFGAASICGDCTALADEKGIALTYGCKGSRKHSEYSDDEIPIGIRFDKAEKIEKGLKNIPETRN; encoded by the coding sequence ATGTTCACAGAGATCGCAAAAATCATGGACAAAGGTGAACCGGTCTGCGTCACCTTTGAAAAAGGAGAAAACGCAGAAAAAGGAGATGATTACGAACTCCTGTACTGTGAACTGATCACAAAAGCACGTGATGGAGAGGTATTTCTTGCCTCTTCCCAGCGTTGCCCTCCCGGTAAATTCGTTCTTAGGGAATCAGAGGACAGGCCTGACAGTTATTATCTTAAGTCGGGCCGTTATATCGACAAGGAAACTGCTGCCAACGCTGCAGCCAATCTTCCAAGGGTCAGCAGGGAATACGATCGCATAAGGATAGAACCCTTATCAAAGAACAACGGCACTTTTGATGTGATGATACTATACCTGAGGCCTGAGAAGGCTATGAGGATCGTTCAGGCAATGGCATATAACGATGGAGAACGTGTAAGTATCGATACTTTTGGTGCGGCCTCAATATGCGGAGACTGCACAGCTCTTGCAGATGAGAAAGGGATCGCACTGACCTATGGCTGTAAAGGTTCCCGCAAACACAGCGAGTATAGCGATGATGAGATACCCATAGGTATACGCTTTGATAAAGCAGAAAAAATAGAGAAGGGATTGAAGAACATCCCCGAAACCAGGAACTGA
- a CDS encoding DEAD/DEAH box helicase has translation MSNYIKHPLVKPDTIEQRLYQLDLAGKALSAPTLVVLPTGLGKTIVALLVIASRLEKTGGKALVLSPTKPLVEQHASFLKTALNIPEEEILTFTGAVSPEKRADLWEKGRIIISTPQVIENDILTKRISLEDVSHITFDEAHRAVGNYAYTYIAERYFQDAKDPHCLAITASPGSSDEKISEVCTNLFISSVAIKTESDSDVSPYIHKKEIEWKHVILPDEMKELKKLLDKVLDDRFKKLGELGYSLPYGKNSSKRDLLGLQKSLQGQLRGMADPAVFSALSILAEIMKVSHAVEVIETQGLESLSKYADRLENEAVSKSGSKAAKRLSEDMYMRQFYHRIKECDTEHPKLAVVRDIVSKELDGKPDSRVIIFTNYRDTSEMVTNALSEIEGIRPIKFVGQSSKFRDKGLTQKQQVEIIEDFKAGKHNVLVATSVAEEGLDIPATDLVLFYEPVPSEIRSIQRKGRTGRKHEGRVVVLVTKGTRDEAYYWSCTHKERRMQSNMKQWQESMSSENSNEDIANEFGVTQKQQTGLADFADADNGITVVLDQREIRSTVARSLEKMGVDISVKTLEVGDYIVSDRTAIERKSTEDFVSSLLDRDLFRQISDLAGSYDKPILIIEGEGLFTSRMLNPNAIHGTIASLVLDFGVSVLYTRDPEDTASLISILAKREQIDEKREISVHGKKSSMLLSQQQEYVVSSISDIGPNAARNLLEHFGTIENVMKADQDELKEVKNIGPKTAAKIREILTSEYKG, from the coding sequence ATGAGCAACTACATCAAACATCCTCTGGTAAAACCGGACACTATAGAACAAAGGCTTTACCAACTTGACCTTGCCGGGAAGGCACTATCAGCACCAACACTGGTAGTTCTGCCAACCGGCCTTGGCAAGACGATCGTTGCTCTTCTTGTTATTGCCTCGCGACTGGAAAAGACCGGAGGTAAAGCCCTTGTCCTATCCCCTACAAAACCGCTGGTGGAACAGCATGCTTCTTTTTTGAAAACTGCCCTTAACATACCCGAAGAAGAGATACTGACATTCACAGGAGCAGTCTCACCTGAGAAAAGAGCAGACCTCTGGGAAAAAGGACGAATCATCATCTCAACACCACAGGTCATCGAAAACGACATCCTCACTAAAAGAATAAGCCTTGAGGACGTTTCACACATCACTTTTGACGAGGCACACAGAGCTGTGGGCAATTATGCTTATACCTACATTGCAGAGAGATACTTCCAGGATGCTAAGGACCCTCACTGCCTTGCGATCACTGCAAGCCCTGGGAGCTCAGATGAGAAGATCAGTGAGGTCTGCACCAACCTCTTCATAAGTTCAGTTGCCATCAAGACTGAATCCGATTCGGATGTTTCCCCTTACATTCACAAAAAAGAGATCGAATGGAAGCATGTGATACTACCGGATGAGATGAAGGAGCTGAAGAAACTTCTGGACAAGGTGCTGGATGACAGGTTCAAGAAACTCGGAGAACTTGGCTATTCACTTCCATACGGAAAGAATTCTTCAAAAAGAGACCTGCTGGGCCTGCAGAAAAGTCTGCAGGGGCAGTTGAGAGGAATGGCGGATCCGGCAGTGTTCAGTGCACTATCCATACTGGCAGAGATCATGAAGGTCAGCCATGCCGTTGAGGTCATTGAAACCCAGGGACTTGAATCCCTTTCAAAATATGCCGACCGGCTGGAGAACGAAGCAGTCTCAAAGAGTGGAAGCAAAGCTGCAAAACGTCTTTCTGAAGACATGTACATGCGTCAGTTCTACCACAGGATAAAGGAATGCGATACCGAGCATCCAAAGCTTGCTGTGGTACGTGACATCGTATCAAAGGAACTGGATGGTAAACCTGATTCAAGAGTGATTATCTTTACAAATTACCGCGATACTTCGGAGATGGTGACGAATGCTCTTTCTGAGATCGAGGGAATAAGACCCATAAAGTTCGTGGGGCAGAGCTCAAAATTCCGCGACAAAGGGCTTACTCAGAAACAGCAGGTCGAGATCATCGAGGATTTCAAGGCAGGAAAACACAATGTCCTTGTTGCAACCTCAGTTGCCGAGGAAGGGCTTGACATACCTGCCACGGATCTTGTATTGTTCTACGAGCCGGTGCCTTCTGAGATCAGAAGCATTCAGAGAAAAGGTCGTACGGGCAGGAAACACGAAGGAAGAGTGGTCGTCCTTGTTACAAAAGGCACACGTGATGAAGCCTATTACTGGAGCTGTACCCACAAGGAACGCCGGATGCAAAGCAACATGAAGCAATGGCAGGAGTCGATGTCATCCGAAAATAGCAATGAGGATATTGCAAATGAGTTCGGGGTTACACAGAAGCAGCAAACAGGACTGGCAGATTTTGCAGATGCCGATAATGGGATCACGGTCGTTCTCGACCAGAGAGAGATACGCAGTACTGTTGCCCGAAGCCTTGAGAAGATGGGAGTTGATATCTCTGTAAAAACACTCGAGGTTGGAGATTACATCGTCAGTGACAGAACAGCCATCGAACGTAAGAGCACTGAGGACTTTGTCAGTTCTCTTCTTGACAGGGACCTCTTCAGGCAGATCTCAGATCTTGCGGGTTCTTATGACAAGCCGATCCTGATAATTGAAGGCGAAGGTCTGTTCACTTCCAGAATGCTTAACCCGAATGCCATCCATGGGACGATCGCATCCCTTGTGCTGGATTTCGGAGTATCTGTACTTTACACCAGAGACCCTGAAGACACAGCATCCCTTATCAGCATCCTTGCAAAACGAGAGCAGATCGATGAAAAGCGGGAGATCAGCGTACACGGGAAAAAGTCCTCAATGCTGCTTTCACAGCAACAGGAGTACGTTGTTTCATCAATCAGTGATATAGGACCAAATGCCGCAAGGAACCTACTGGAACATTTCGGAACCATCGAGAACGTAATGAAAGCGGACCAGGATGAATTAAAAGAGGTCAAGAACATCGGACCGAAGACCGCTGCAAAGATAAGAGAAATTCTCACTAGTGAATACAAAGGTTAA
- the sepS gene encoding O-phosphoserine--tRNA ligase, translated as MKFDPEAIRKATKEDFDAAWKSGKDLVHRSGINQQYPHTSFNFGKAHPVYDTISKLREAYLRMGFDEMMNPLIVDEREVHKQFGHEALAVLDRCFYLAGLPRPNVGISDQRIAKIKEMLGGIDDEGIEIIRKVLHSYKKGEVEGDDLVPEISHKLDVSDALVVEMIDQVFPEFKELIPQATKKTLRSHMTSGWFLSLAGILERARPPFHFFSIDRAFRREQQEDASRLMTYYTASCVIMDEDVTVDHGKAVAQGLLSQFGFEKFLFRPDEKRSKYYVPDTQIEVFAYHPKLVGSNTKYSDGWIEIATFGIYSPTALSEYEIPYPVMNLGLGVERLAMILHDSTDLRAMTYPQIPQYSEWNLKDGELATMIYVDKLPETAEGQEIMDSIVEQCELHSSEPSPCEFAAWEGEIGGKKVKVSVVEPEEETKLCGPATFNEVVVYENDILGLPNNKKWKKAFENHSARTGVRFLDAFAAQAAREIEEAVENGESSTETRIRIVKVPSEVNIKLDPLAQRYITGKNKKIDIRGPVFTTVRAEIE; from the coding sequence ATGAAATTCGATCCTGAAGCCATAAGGAAAGCAACAAAGGAAGATTTTGATGCTGCGTGGAAGAGTGGAAAGGACCTTGTACACAGGTCTGGCATTAACCAGCAGTACCCACACACATCTTTCAATTTCGGAAAAGCACACCCGGTATACGACACGATCTCAAAGCTCAGGGAAGCCTACCTGCGCATGGGTTTTGACGAGATGATGAATCCACTGATCGTGGATGAGCGTGAAGTTCACAAGCAGTTCGGCCATGAGGCACTTGCAGTCCTTGACCGCTGTTTCTACCTGGCAGGATTGCCAAGACCAAATGTCGGCATATCTGACCAGCGCATCGCGAAGATAAAAGAGATGCTCGGAGGAATTGATGATGAGGGAATCGAGATCATAAGGAAGGTCCTTCACTCATACAAGAAAGGAGAGGTAGAAGGAGATGACCTTGTCCCGGAGATCTCACATAAGCTCGATGTATCAGATGCGCTTGTGGTGGAAATGATCGACCAGGTCTTCCCGGAGTTCAAGGAACTCATACCACAGGCCACAAAGAAGACACTCAGAAGTCACATGACCTCAGGCTGGTTCCTTTCCCTTGCGGGCATACTGGAACGTGCAAGACCACCATTCCACTTCTTCTCAATTGACCGTGCATTCAGGAGAGAACAGCAGGAAGATGCTTCAAGGCTCATGACCTACTACACCGCTTCATGTGTCATCATGGACGAGGATGTAACAGTAGACCATGGTAAAGCAGTTGCACAGGGCCTTCTCTCACAGTTTGGTTTCGAGAAGTTCCTTTTCAGGCCTGATGAGAAGAGAAGCAAATACTACGTGCCTGACACACAGATCGAAGTATTCGCATACCATCCCAAACTCGTAGGCTCAAATACAAAATACTCCGATGGCTGGATAGAGATCGCAACCTTTGGGATCTACTCACCAACCGCACTTTCAGAGTATGAGATCCCATACCCGGTCATGAACCTCGGACTTGGTGTGGAAAGGCTTGCAATGATACTGCACGACTCAACTGACCTGCGTGCCATGACATATCCGCAGATCCCACAGTACTCCGAATGGAACCTGAAGGACGGGGAGCTGGCAACAATGATCTATGTGGACAAACTGCCGGAGACCGCAGAGGGTCAGGAGATCATGGACAGCATCGTTGAACAGTGCGAACTCCACTCATCAGAACCAAGCCCATGCGAGTTTGCTGCATGGGAAGGAGAGATCGGTGGAAAGAAGGTGAAGGTATCCGTAGTGGAGCCTGAAGAGGAAACAAAGCTCTGCGGACCTGCAACATTCAATGAAGTAGTTGTCTATGAGAACGACATACTGGGACTTCCAAACAACAAGAAATGGAAGAAGGCTTTCGAGAACCACTCCGCAAGGACAGGAGTACGTTTCCTTGATGCATTTGCCGCACAGGCAGCCAGAGAGATCGAAGAGGCTGTTGAGAACGGTGAGAGCTCTACAGAGACCCGTATCAGGATAGTAAAGGTACCTTCCGAGGTCAACATCAAGCTCGACCCGCTTGCCCAGAGATACATTACCGGCAAGAACAAGAAGATCGATATCCGCGGACCAGTCTTCACGACCGTCAGGGCAGAGATCGAGTAA
- a CDS encoding Sjogren's syndrome/scleroderma autoantigen 1 family protein — protein sequence MSDSDDKIKQISRLLELGGTMLAQHCTTCGAPMFRYHGEVLCPICQGEGVGADIIPPEPVKRPEAAIAPQVVATEQPTVSPGIETQIPADQVPISFTSPEVRTEAIPTTPAKQVECMGSVSDMLKMKLESLAAQIQSENDPRRINEYLETMEKIINILDRLS from the coding sequence ATGAGCGACAGTGACGATAAGATAAAACAGATATCAAGATTACTGGAACTTGGAGGCACAATGCTTGCACAGCACTGTACCACATGCGGTGCCCCTATGTTCAGGTATCACGGTGAGGTCCTTTGTCCGATATGCCAGGGTGAAGGAGTAGGTGCAGACATTATTCCGCCGGAACCAGTAAAGCGACCGGAGGCAGCAATAGCTCCGCAAGTGGTTGCAACAGAACAACCAACAGTATCTCCGGGGATTGAAACTCAGATCCCGGCAGACCAAGTCCCGATCTCATTTACTTCTCCTGAGGTCAGAACTGAAGCAATCCCAACAACACCTGCTAAACAAGTAGAATGTATGGGCTCAGTTTCCGATATGTTGAAGATGAAGTTAGAGTCTCTTGCAGCTCAGATCCAGTCCGAGAATGACCCTCGCAGGATCAATGAATATCTTGAGACAATGGAAAAGATAATTAATATTCTTGACAGGCTCAGCTGA
- a CDS encoding coiled-coil protein: protein MLKELNTKRQELKAASEEAKEKRNGLNAEASTLAAKRNELNKRTKELINEAQEYKKLRDENNEQVKENKAKRDEINAKANEVFAKVDALRTANNLTGPSIKDIRKDIDRLEFTQQTEVLSPSKEKELVNKITELRKLYVIKKDQLESNTELKNLLTEAQEIRDEASTFHNVLSEYAQKAQEYHDKMISTFKEADKMRAESDAAHKQFVEFQEKADEQHKLFIAAQKEIRDIDKEVRKIKKGEDTGGKKVASMEDVRKDAEDIFDKFKSGEKLTTENLMVLQKSGLL from the coding sequence ATGTTGAAAGAACTGAACACCAAAAGGCAGGAATTAAAAGCTGCATCTGAAGAAGCGAAAGAGAAAAGAAATGGATTAAACGCCGAAGCAAGTACTCTGGCTGCAAAGCGCAATGAACTTAACAAGCGCACAAAAGAACTCATCAACGAAGCACAGGAATACAAGAAGCTCCGTGATGAGAACAATGAGCAGGTCAAAGAGAACAAGGCAAAGCGTGACGAGATCAACGCCAAGGCTAACGAAGTATTTGCAAAGGTCGATGCATTACGTACCGCAAATAACCTTACAGGTCCATCCATCAAGGATATCAGAAAAGATATTGACCGTCTTGAATTCACACAGCAGACAGAAGTACTTTCCCCAAGCAAGGAGAAGGAACTTGTCAACAAGATCACAGAGCTCCGTAAACTCTATGTGATCAAGAAGGATCAGCTCGAGAGCAACACAGAGCTCAAGAACCTGTTAACAGAAGCACAGGAGATCCGCGACGAGGCGTCCACATTCCACAATGTCCTTTCCGAGTATGCACAGAAAGCTCAGGAATATCATGACAAGATGATCTCCACATTCAAGGAAGCTGACAAGATGCGTGCAGAATCTGATGCTGCACACAAGCAGTTTGTCGAGTTCCAGGAAAAGGCTGACGAGCAGCACAAGTTGTTCATCGCAGCACAGAAAGAGATCAGGGACATCGATAAAGAAGTTCGCAAGATCAAGAAGGGCGAAGACACTGGTGGAAAGAAGGTCGCATCCATGGAAGATGTTAGAAAGGATGCAGAGGACATCTTTGACAAGTTCAAGTCCGGTGAAAAACTCACCACCGAGAACCTCATGGTCCTTCAGAAATCCGGTCTGCTTTAA